In Thiospirochaeta perfilievii, a single window of DNA contains:
- the rpoC gene encoding DNA-directed RNA polymerase subunit beta': MNEQQDFDHIMLKLASPEQIRAWSYGEVKKPETINYRTLRPEKEGLFCERIFGTTKEWECYCGKFKSIRYKGVVCDRCGVEVTHFKVRRERMGHIELACPVSHIWYYRSVPSRMGLLLDLSIAALRSVLYYEKYIVIEPADTDLKKHQLLTEEEYAEAKDRYGVTFTAGMGGEAVSSILENLDLDALSSELRAKMADKGAKSDKRLLKRIEIVENFRDSGNRCEWMILDVIPVIPPELRPMVQLDGGRFATSDLNDLYRRVINRNNRLKRLMSLHAPDIIIRNEKRMLQEAVDALFDNSKKKKVVKGASNRPLKSLSDMLKGKQGRFRQNLLGKRVDYSGRSVIVVGPNLKLHQCGLPAKMALELFKPFIMKKLVERDIVYNIKKAKSLVEHETPEVWAVLDEVVKEHPVLLNRAPTLHRLGVQAFEPVLVEGKAIRLHPLVCHAFNADFDGDQMAVHVPLTRAAQIECWTLMLSDTNLMSPANGQPVVYPSQDMVLGIYHLTSEKPKAKGTGKYLSSKDEAILAVQANSIEYQALINILIDGEWIKTTAGRIVFNDLLPEEVAFVNYRLGDDEIRDLITHTYEEHGAYVTVKMLDIIKDTGYKYATIFGASIGVDDILIPECKKEMIDAANAEESKIINQYMQGHITSDERYNRVVEVWSTTNEKLTNEMMDNVEKDKDGFNNIYMMANSGARGSRNQIRQLSGMRGLMAKPSGDIIELPIRSNFKEGLSVIEFFISTNGARKGLADTALKTADAGYLTRRLVDIAQDVVINEEDCGTINGIEMTALKDGEEVVEALSDRIQGRFTLERVKHPITDEIIIDVNEEITDKTARAIESVGVESVKVRTVLTCEAKQGVCRKCYGRDLSRNKNVNIGEAVGIVAAQSIGQPGTQLTMRTFHVGGAASAITEDNKIALNYPVLIRSFVGQSVEIEDDKVLFTRKGEMTVAKILDTYKIEKADNIIVEDGQKVIKGEIIIERKSGNVEADDIAFVVLHGDDLLLVAQDQVVEIRNGSTVIAKENQIVPAEEAIAFFDPFSDPIIAEFEGTTKYEDIIPGSTLREEVNEDTGKIEKKISDTAAETLQPRILILDNNGKELATYFLPNNAYLSIDNNEKVIAGTTLAKLLKESAKTQDITGGLPRVGELFEARRPREEAVLAKIGGVVRFKGIAKGKRLIAVEDPYGREFKHQILMGKHLVVRDGDTVKAGEKLCEGNIDPHDVLDILGENALQRFLVDEVQEVYRMQGVQINDKHIGVIVRQMMRKIEITEVGDTHFIYGQQIDKYSFRKENEKVVSQGGQPAVARPLLLGITRASLQIDSWISAASFQETTRVLTNAAIAGDIDELRGLKENVVIGHLIPAGTGMKRYAGPKLYNEEVEDLDQHVQEIMNERAKAALEATEEEI; encoded by the coding sequence ATGAATGAACAACAAGATTTTGACCATATAATGTTAAAGCTTGCTTCACCAGAGCAGATCAGAGCATGGTCTTATGGTGAAGTTAAAAAACCAGAAACTATTAACTATAGAACTCTTAGGCCAGAAAAAGAGGGTCTCTTTTGTGAGAGAATCTTTGGAACAACTAAAGAGTGGGAGTGTTACTGTGGTAAATTCAAATCTATTAGATACAAAGGTGTTGTATGTGATAGATGTGGAGTTGAGGTAACCCACTTTAAAGTTAGACGTGAAAGAATGGGGCATATTGAATTAGCATGTCCTGTATCTCACATTTGGTATTATAGATCAGTTCCATCAAGAATGGGTCTTCTTTTAGATCTCTCAATTGCTGCGTTAAGAAGCGTTTTGTACTATGAAAAGTATATTGTAATTGAGCCAGCTGACACAGACTTAAAAAAGCATCAACTCTTAACAGAGGAGGAGTATGCTGAAGCTAAAGATAGATATGGTGTTACTTTTACTGCTGGTATGGGTGGAGAAGCTGTTAGTTCCATTTTAGAAAACTTAGACTTAGATGCATTGTCATCTGAATTAAGAGCTAAAATGGCTGATAAAGGAGCTAAATCTGATAAGCGACTACTTAAAAGGATTGAAATTGTAGAAAACTTTAGAGACTCTGGAAATAGATGTGAGTGGATGATACTAGATGTTATTCCAGTAATTCCACCAGAGTTAAGACCTATGGTTCAATTAGATGGTGGTAGATTTGCGACATCTGACTTAAATGATCTTTATAGAAGAGTTATTAATAGAAATAACAGACTTAAAAGATTAATGTCTCTTCATGCTCCTGATATTATTATTAGAAATGAAAAGAGGATGTTACAGGAAGCTGTAGATGCTCTATTTGATAACTCTAAAAAGAAAAAAGTTGTTAAAGGTGCTTCTAACAGACCATTAAAATCTCTTTCTGATATGTTAAAAGGTAAACAGGGTCGTTTTAGACAAAACTTACTTGGTAAGCGTGTTGACTACTCAGGTCGATCGGTTATTGTTGTTGGTCCTAATTTAAAACTACATCAGTGTGGTCTACCTGCAAAAATGGCTTTAGAGTTATTTAAACCATTTATTATGAAAAAACTTGTTGAAAGAGACATAGTATATAATATTAAAAAAGCAAAGAGTTTAGTAGAGCATGAAACTCCAGAAGTTTGGGCTGTATTAGATGAGGTTGTAAAAGAGCATCCAGTACTTTTAAACCGTGCACCAACTCTACATAGATTAGGTGTTCAAGCTTTTGAACCTGTTTTAGTTGAAGGAAAAGCTATTAGACTTCACCCTCTTGTATGTCATGCATTTAATGCCGACTTTGATGGTGACCAGATGGCTGTCCACGTACCTTTAACTAGAGCAGCACAGATAGAGTGTTGGACTTTAATGTTGTCTGATACAAATCTAATGTCACCTGCAAATGGTCAACCAGTAGTTTATCCTTCCCAGGATATGGTTCTTGGAATTTATCATTTAACTAGTGAAAAACCAAAGGCTAAAGGAACTGGTAAATACTTATCAAGTAAAGACGAGGCTATTTTAGCGGTACAAGCAAACTCAATAGAGTATCAAGCTTTAATTAATATCTTAATTGATGGAGAGTGGATAAAAACTACTGCTGGGCGAATTGTATTTAACGATCTTTTACCAGAAGAGGTAGCATTTGTTAACTATAGGCTTGGTGATGATGAGATTAGAGATTTAATTACACACACTTATGAAGAACATGGAGCTTATGTAACAGTTAAAATGTTAGATATCATTAAAGATACAGGGTATAAATATGCAACTATCTTTGGTGCTTCTATTGGTGTTGATGATATTCTTATTCCAGAATGTAAAAAAGAGATGATTGATGCCGCAAATGCTGAAGAGAGTAAAATCATAAATCAGTATATGCAGGGACATATTACATCTGACGAGAGATATAACAGAGTTGTTGAAGTTTGGTCTACGACAAATGAGAAGTTAACAAACGAGATGATGGATAATGTTGAAAAAGATAAAGATGGATTTAACAATATCTATATGATGGCAAACTCTGGAGCCAGGGGATCTAGAAACCAGATTAGACAGTTATCAGGTATGCGTGGTCTTATGGCAAAACCTTCAGGGGATATTATTGAGTTACCTATTCGATCAAACTTTAAAGAGGGTCTTTCTGTAATTGAGTTCTTTATCTCTACAAATGGAGCCAGAAAGGGTCTTGCGGATACAGCTTTAAAAACTGCGGATGCGGGATACTTAACAAGAAGACTTGTTGATATAGCTCAAGATGTTGTTATTAATGAGGAAGATTGTGGAACTATTAATGGTATTGAGATGACTGCTCTTAAAGACGGTGAAGAAGTTGTTGAGGCATTATCAGATAGAATCCAGGGTAGGTTTACACTTGAAAGAGTTAAGCACCCTATTACAGATGAGATTATTATTGATGTAAACGAAGAGATAACAGATAAAACTGCAAGAGCTATTGAATCAGTTGGTGTTGAGTCTGTAAAGGTTAGAACTGTATTAACATGTGAAGCAAAACAGGGTGTTTGTAGAAAATGTTATGGTCGAGATCTTTCAAGAAATAAGAATGTTAACATTGGTGAAGCTGTTGGTATTGTTGCTGCTCAGTCAATTGGTCAGCCAGGAACACAGTTAACAATGAGAACTTTCCACGTTGGTGGTGCTGCATCTGCAATAACTGAAGATAATAAGATCGCTTTAAACTACCCAGTATTAATTAGATCTTTTGTTGGTCAATCTGTAGAAATCGAAGATGATAAAGTATTGTTTACTCGAAAGGGTGAAATGACAGTAGCTAAAATCTTAGATACATACAAAATAGAGAAAGCTGACAATATTATAGTCGAAGATGGGCAGAAAGTTATTAAAGGTGAAATAATCATTGAAAGAAAGTCAGGAAATGTAGAAGCAGATGATATTGCATTTGTTGTACTTCACGGTGATGACCTTTTACTTGTAGCTCAGGATCAAGTTGTTGAAATAAGAAATGGTTCTACGGTAATCGCTAAAGAGAATCAAATTGTTCCAGCAGAAGAGGCTATTGCATTCTTCGACCCATTTAGTGATCCAATTATTGCGGAGTTTGAAGGTACTACAAAGTATGAAGATATTATACCTGGTTCAACACTTCGAGAGGAAGTTAATGAGGATACAGGTAAAATAGAGAAGAAAATATCTGATACAGCAGCTGAAACACTGCAGCCTAGAATTCTTATATTGGATAATAATGGTAAAGAGTTAGCAACATACTTCTTGCCTAATAACGCTTATTTAAGTATAGATAACAATGAAAAGGTTATAGCGGGAACAACTCTTGCTAAACTGTTAAAAGAGTCTGCTAAGACCCAAGATATTACTGGTGGTCTACCAAGGGTTGGAGAGCTATTTGAAGCAAGAAGACCTAGAGAAGAGGCTGTTTTAGCTAAAATCGGTGGTGTTGTTAGATTTAAAGGAATTGCTAAAGGTAAGAGGCTTATAGCAGTAGAAGATCCATACGGTAGAGAGTTTAAACATCAGATCTTAATGGGTAAACACTTAGTTGTTAGAGATGGAGATACTGTTAAAGCTGGTGAGAAACTTTGTGAAGGTAACATTGATCCCCATGATGTTTTAGATATCCTAGGAGAAAATGCTCTACAGAGATTCTTAGTTGACGAAGTACAAGAAGTTTATCGAATGCAAGGTGTTCAGATAAACGATAAGCATATAGGTGTTATTGTTCGGCAGATGATGAGAAAAATTGAGATTACAGAAGTTGGTGATACTCACTTTATCTACGGTCAGCAGATCGATAAGTATAGCTTTAGAAAAGAGAATGAGAAAGTTGTATCCCAGGGTGGTCAACCTGCTGTAGCTAGACCTCTATTATTAGGTATTACAAGAGCTTCATTACAGATTGATTCTTGGATTTCAGCTGCGTCATTCCAGGAAACAACTAGAGTTTTAACAAATGCTGCTATTGCCGGTGATATAGATGAGTTACGTGGACTTAAAGAAAACGTAGTTATAGGTCACTTAATACCAGCTGGTACAGGTATGAAACGATATGCTGGACCAAAACTGTATAACGAAGAAGTTGAGGACTTAGATCAACACGTTCAAGAGATTATGAATGAGAGAGCTAAGGCTGCTTTAGAGGCTACAGAAGAAGAAATTTAA
- the rpsG gene encoding 30S ribosomal protein S7 — MSRRRAAEKRPVTPDSKYSSKVVAKFISRMMVDGKKSVSRKCVYGAIDFLASKTEKEALESFLKSVENVKPAVEVKSRRVGGSTYQIPVEVRDSRKEALSMRWIIAAARKRNGKTMSQKLGAELLDAYNLTGTAFKKKEDVHRMAEANKAFSHYK, encoded by the coding sequence ATGTCAAGAAGAAGAGCAGCTGAAAAAAGACCAGTAACTCCAGACTCAAAGTATAGTAGTAAGGTAGTTGCAAAATTTATTTCTAGAATGATGGTTGATGGAAAGAAATCTGTAAGTAGAAAATGTGTTTATGGTGCTATTGATTTTTTAGCGTCTAAAACAGAAAAAGAAGCTTTAGAGTCTTTCTTAAAATCTGTAGAAAATGTTAAGCCAGCAGTAGAGGTTAAGTCTCGAAGAGTTGGTGGTTCTACTTACCAAATACCTGTAGAGGTAAGAGATAGTAGAAAAGAAGCATTATCAATGAGATGGATAATTGCAGCAGCAAGAAAGAGAAATGGTAAAACAATGTCTCAAAAACTTGGTGCAGAATTATTAGATGCTTACAATCTAACTGGAACAGCTTTTAAGAAGAAAGAAGATGTTCATAGAATGGCAGAAGCTAATAAAGCGTTCTCTCATTACAAATAA
- the tuf gene encoding elongation factor Tu: protein MAKEKFQRNKPHLNVGTIGHVDHGKTTLTAAISAYCSFKAGDGKVMSYEDIDNAPEEKERGITINSRHIEYETETRHYAHVDCPGHADYVKNMITGAAQMDGAILLVAADSGPEPQTREHILLARQVGVPKLLVFMNKMDLADPELVELVEMEVMELLSEYGFPGDDTPIIKGSAFQAMSAIDDTEKTACIEELLQQMDTYFPIPEREVDKDFLLPIEDVFSISGRGTVVTGRIETGVLHVGDTIEIVGIRDTQTTTCTGVEMFNKLLDEGQAGDNVGALLRGIDKNAVQRGQVLCKPGSIKPHTKFSAALYVLTKDEGGRHNPFFTGYRPQFYFRTTDITGTVTLPEDKQMVMPGDNVTISVELIHPIAMTQGLRFSIREGGRTVASGQISEIIE, encoded by the coding sequence ATGGCTAAGGAAAAATTCCAACGAAATAAACCGCATTTAAATGTTGGTACTATCGGGCACGTTGACCATGGTAAGACTACTCTTACTGCGGCTATAAGTGCATATTGTTCATTTAAAGCTGGTGACGGTAAAGTAATGAGCTACGAAGATATCGATAATGCTCCAGAAGAAAAAGAGCGTGGTATCACAATTAACTCTAGACACATTGAGTATGAAACAGAAACTAGACATTATGCTCACGTAGACTGTCCAGGGCATGCCGATTATGTTAAGAACATGATTACTGGTGCTGCACAGATGGATGGTGCTATACTTTTAGTTGCTGCAGATTCTGGACCAGAACCACAAACAAGAGAGCACATCTTACTTGCTAGACAGGTTGGTGTTCCTAAGTTATTAGTTTTCATGAACAAAATGGATTTAGCTGACCCTGAGTTAGTTGAGTTAGTTGAAATGGAAGTTATGGAGCTTTTATCAGAGTATGGTTTCCCAGGTGATGATACTCCAATAATCAAAGGTTCAGCTTTCCAAGCAATGTCAGCTATTGATGACACAGAAAAAACTGCATGTATTGAAGAGCTTTTACAGCAAATGGATACATACTTCCCAATTCCTGAGAGAGAAGTTGATAAAGATTTCTTATTACCAATTGAGGATGTATTCTCAATTTCAGGTCGTGGTACAGTTGTAACTGGTAGAATCGAAACAGGTGTTTTACATGTTGGAGATACTATTGAGATCGTTGGTATCAGAGATACTCAAACAACTACATGTACTGGTGTTGAGATGTTCAACAAGTTATTAGATGAAGGTCAAGCTGGAGATAACGTTGGTGCTTTATTAAGAGGTATCGATAAAAATGCAGTTCAAAGGGGTCAAGTACTTTGTAAGCCAGGTTCTATTAAGCCACATACTAAATTCTCAGCTGCACTATATGTGTTAACTAAGGATGAGGGTGGTAGACATAACCCATTCTTTACAGGTTATAGACCACAATTTTACTTTAGAACTACAGATATTACAGGAACAGTAACTCTTCCTGAAGATAAGCAGATGGTTATGCCAGGTGATAACGTAACAATTAGTGTTGAGTTAATTCACCCTATAGCAATGACACAGGGATTAAGATTCTCTATCCGTGAGGGTGGTAGAACTGTAGCTTCTGGTCAGATTTCTGAGATTATCGAGTAG
- the rpsJ gene encoding 30S ribosomal protein S10, whose product MGKEGKIRVRLRGFDVQLLDQSAKAIVQSVQKQGAKVAGPVPLPTRISKYTVLRSPFVNKKSREQFEMRTHKRLIDILEPTSAVMDALMKLELPAGVDVDIKQ is encoded by the coding sequence ATGGGAAAAGAAGGAAAAATTCGAGTTAGATTAAGAGGTTTTGATGTACAGTTACTGGATCAATCTGCTAAGGCAATTGTACAGTCTGTTCAGAAACAGGGCGCAAAAGTTGCAGGACCTGTTCCTTTACCAACAAGAATTAGTAAGTATACAGTGCTTCGTTCTCCTTTTGTTAATAAAAAATCAAGAGAACAGTTTGAAATGAGAACGCATAAGCGTCTTATTGATATATTAGAACCAACCTCTGCTGTTATGGACGCTTTAATGAAGCTAGAACTCCCTGCCGGAGTTGACGTAGACATCAAACAGTAA
- the rplC gene encoding 50S ribosomal protein L3, which translates to MISLIGKKVGMTQVFNDNGELVPVTVVKFESNIVVAQRETAKDGYDAVVIGTVETKESKVSKPVAGQFKEVTPQKHVMEFRGFDKECKIGDSFGVELLDGISFVDVTGTSKGKGYQGVMKKHGFGGGRATHGSKFHREAGGTGMATYPGRVIKNTKMAGRMGSDKKTVQNLELVKVDAEMQIALIKGAVPGKRGGLVIVRNAKKK; encoded by the coding sequence ATGATAAGTCTTATCGGCAAAAAAGTTGGAATGACACAGGTATTTAACGACAATGGTGAATTGGTACCTGTAACGGTTGTAAAATTCGAATCAAATATTGTTGTAGCTCAAAGAGAGACAGCAAAAGATGGTTATGATGCAGTAGTTATAGGAACAGTTGAAACTAAAGAATCAAAAGTTTCTAAACCTGTTGCTGGTCAGTTCAAAGAAGTAACGCCTCAAAAACATGTAATGGAATTTAGAGGATTTGATAAAGAGTGCAAAATTGGTGACTCTTTTGGTGTAGAGCTACTTGATGGAATATCTTTTGTGGATGTTACAGGTACTTCTAAAGGTAAAGGTTACCAGGGTGTAATGAAGAAGCATGGTTTTGGTGGTGGTAGAGCTACTCATGGTTCAAAGTTTCACAGAGAAGCTGGTGGTACAGGTATGGCTACATATCCAGGTCGTGTTATTAAAAACACAAAAATGGCTGGAAGAATGGGTAGCGATAAAAAAACTGTGCAAAATCTTGAATTAGTTAAAGTTGATGCAGAGATGCAGATTGCTTTAATTAAGGGTGCTGTTCCTGGTAAACGAGGTGGACTCGTGATCGTTAGAAACGCGAAGAAAAAGTAG
- the rplD gene encoding 50S ribosomal protein L4 yields the protein MDKKVYSIEGKELRTVTLDDAVFAREVSEGSIYLAINNELANKRVGTACTKGRKDVKGSTAKPWKQKGTGRARAGDKKSPVWVGGGTAFGPKPRDYSYTMPRKAKRLAMKSILSLKAKTDLITVIEDFTIESGKTKDFVKVISNFVEKERTVVILKDDDAMVRRAGRNVPNVKFLAYNRLRAHDLFYGKKIVVLEGAVEKLNEFYGK from the coding sequence ATGGACAAAAAGGTATATTCAATAGAGGGTAAAGAATTAAGAACTGTTACTCTTGATGATGCTGTATTCGCTCGTGAAGTTAGCGAAGGTTCAATTTATCTTGCTATAAATAATGAGCTTGCTAACAAAAGAGTTGGAACTGCATGTACAAAGGGTCGTAAAGACGTAAAAGGTAGTACTGCTAAACCTTGGAAACAGAAAGGAACTGGTCGAGCTCGTGCTGGTGATAAGAAATCTCCAGTTTGGGTAGGTGGTGGAACTGCATTTGGTCCTAAACCAAGAGACTATAGCTACACAATGCCAAGAAAAGCTAAAAGATTGGCTATGAAGTCAATTTTAAGTTTAAAAGCTAAAACAGATCTTATTACTGTTATCGAAGACTTTACAATTGAGTCTGGTAAAACTAAAGATTTTGTTAAGGTAATTAGCAATTTTGTAGAGAAAGAAAGAACTGTTGTTATTCTAAAAGATGATGATGCAATGGTAAGAAGAGCTGGAAGAAACGTTCCAAACGTTAAGTTTTTAGCCTATAACAGATTAAGAGCGCATGATCTTTTCTACGGAAAAAAGATTGTTGTTCTAGAAGGCGCAGTTGAAAAACTGAACGAATTCTACGGGAAATAA
- the rplW gene encoding 50S ribosomal protein L23 — protein MTVDQIILEPVITEKSINLRENAKKQYTFKVNVKANKLQIKRAVSKLFSVTATDCNIVNVKRKQKANLPVSRASYKRGHGFTAAWKKAIVTLADGERIDMFEGA, from the coding sequence ATGACAGTTGATCAAATAATTTTAGAGCCGGTTATTACTGAGAAATCTATTAACTTACGTGAAAATGCAAAAAAACAGTATACTTTTAAAGTAAATGTTAAAGCAAACAAATTACAGATCAAAAGAGCTGTAAGTAAGTTATTTTCAGTAACTGCTACTGATTGTAATATTGTGAATGTGAAGAGAAAACAGAAGGCAAACCTTCCTGTTTCTAGAGCCAGCTATAAACGTGGTCATGGTTTTACTGCAGCTTGGAAAAAAGCTATAGTAACTCTTGCTGATGGTGAGAGAATTGACATGTTTGAAGGCGCATAG
- the rplB gene encoding 50S ribosomal protein L2, with product MGIKTYNPRTPSQRYRQSLTTEGLSKERPLKALSKGTSSKAGRGAGGRISVRRRGGGHKKKLRAIDFKRNKFGVPGSVKAIEYDPNRSANLALIYYADGEKRYIIAPKGLEVGATIVSGNDAPIAIGNALPLELIPVGRTIHNIELQLGKGAQLVRSAGAGAQLAAKEGDYVTVKLPSGEMRLVFKKCMATLGEVGNSDHMNIKLGKAGRSRWLGKRPKVRGVVMNPVDHPHGGGEGKTSGGRHPVSPWGQPTKGFKTRKKHNKTDKFIVKRRK from the coding sequence GTGGGAATAAAAACTTATAATCCTAGAACACCGTCTCAACGATATAGACAGAGTTTAACAACTGAAGGTTTATCAAAAGAAAGACCTTTAAAAGCTTTATCTAAAGGGACTTCCAGCAAAGCCGGTAGAGGTGCAGGTGGAAGAATCAGTGTTAGAAGACGTGGTGGTGGACATAAAAAGAAGTTAAGAGCAATTGATTTTAAACGAAATAAATTTGGTGTACCAGGAAGTGTTAAAGCTATCGAATACGATCCAAATAGAAGTGCAAATCTTGCTTTAATTTATTATGCTGATGGTGAAAAACGATATATTATCGCACCTAAAGGCTTAGAAGTAGGCGCAACTATAGTAAGTGGAAATGATGCACCAATTGCTATTGGTAACGCACTACCATTAGAGCTTATACCTGTTGGTAGAACAATACATAATATTGAACTACAGCTTGGTAAAGGAGCTCAATTAGTAAGATCTGCAGGTGCTGGAGCACAACTTGCTGCAAAAGAAGGGGATTACGTAACAGTAAAACTACCTTCAGGTGAAATGAGACTAGTTTTCAAAAAATGTATGGCTACATTAGGTGAAGTTGGTAACTCTGATCACATGAACATCAAGTTAGGTAAAGCTGGTAGATCCAGATGGCTAGGGAAAAGACCAAAAGTTAGGGGTGTTGTAATGAACCCTGTTGATCACCCGCATGGTGGTGGTGAAGGTAAAACTTCTGGTGGTAGACATCCTGTTTCTCCTTGGGGACAGCCTACGAAAGGTTTCAAAACAAGAAAGAAACATAACAAAACTGACAAATTTATTGTCAAACGAAGAAAATAG
- the rpsS gene encoding 30S ribosomal protein S19: MSRSIKKGPFVAKSLYKKVEAAKAGDKKMIKTFSRTSTIVPDMVGLTVSVYNGKTWVPVYVTENLVGHKFGEFAPTRMYRGHAGSDKKSKK, translated from the coding sequence GTGTCAAGATCAATTAAAAAGGGTCCATTTGTCGCTAAAAGCCTTTATAAGAAAGTTGAAGCTGCTAAAGCTGGCGATAAAAAGATGATCAAGACTTTTTCTAGAACATCGACTATTGTACCTGATATGGTTGGATTAACTGTATCTGTATACAATGGTAAAACTTGGGTTCCTGTGTATGTAACTGAGAATCTTGTTGGACATAAATTCGGTGAATTCGCTCCTACAAGAATGTACAGAGGTCACGCTGGATCTGACAAGAAGTCTAAGAAATAG
- the rplV gene encoding 50S ribosomal protein L22, with product MEAKKGYSAKAKGLPMSPFKIRPVADLVRGKSYVESVAVLEALPNKSAKLLRKVLQSAGANAMFQNSQLDEEMLYVKELLVDAGPSQKRIWPRSRGRADRLIKRSAHILVVLDEKKLQGNK from the coding sequence ATGGAAGCAAAAAAAGGTTATAGCGCCAAAGCTAAAGGTTTACCAATGTCTCCTTTTAAGATACGACCTGTTGCTGATTTAGTAAGAGGTAAATCTTATGTTGAATCAGTTGCAGTATTAGAAGCTTTGCCAAATAAAAGTGCTAAGCTTTTAAGAAAAGTACTTCAATCTGCTGGTGCAAACGCAATGTTTCAAAACAGCCAGTTAGATGAAGAGATGTTGTATGTAAAAGAGCTACTTGTTGATGCAGGACCAAGTCAAAAAAGAATCTGGCCAAGATCAAGAGGTAGAGCAGATAGATTAATTAAGAGATCCGCTCACATCTTAGTTGTGTTGGATGAAAAAAAGTTGCAGGGGAATAAGTAG
- the rpsC gene encoding 30S ribosomal protein S3: MGQKVHPYGLRLGINKTWKSKWYVDPKDYANTLHEDLQIRHAVLNSAEGKSADISDVEIIRQPQRVTIMVHTARPGVIIGSKGANIEKLGKDLQKFTSQKINIKIKEIKKPEVDAQIIALNVAKQLKGRAAFRRVLKMAMQNAMRAGAQGIKIKISGRLGGAEMARAQLVKEGRTPLHTLRANIDYGFSRAETTYGAIGVKVWVFNGEVYGNEQKDDAGLLVKKQRESRPSRSN; the protein is encoded by the coding sequence ATGGGACAAAAAGTACATCCTTACGGACTAAGACTTGGAATCAATAAAACATGGAAATCGAAGTGGTATGTTGATCCTAAAGATTATGCAAACACTTTACATGAAGATTTACAGATCAGACATGCTGTATTAAATAGTGCAGAGGGTAAAAGTGCTGATATTTCAGATGTTGAAATAATCAGACAACCTCAAAGAGTTACTATTATGGTACATACAGCAAGACCTGGTGTGATAATTGGTTCTAAAGGTGCTAATATTGAAAAACTGGGTAAAGATCTTCAGAAATTTACATCTCAAAAAATCAACATTAAGATTAAAGAGATTAAAAAACCTGAAGTTGATGCTCAGATAATTGCACTAAATGTTGCAAAACAATTAAAAGGTAGAGCTGCATTTAGACGTGTTTTAAAAATGGCTATGCAAAATGCTATGAGAGCCGGCGCTCAGGGAATCAAGATTAAGATTTCTGGTCGTTTAGGTGGAGCAGAAATGGCAAGAGCACAACTGGTTAAAGAAGGTAGAACTCCGCTACATACTTTAAGAGCTAATATCGATTACGGATTCTCTAGAGCAGAAACAACTTATGGTGCCATTGGTGTTAAAGTTTGGGTGTTCAACGGTGAAGTATATGGTAATGAGCAAAAAGATGACGCTGGACTTCTAGTTAAGAAACAGCGGGAAAGCCGACCTTCAAGGAGCAATTAA
- the rplP gene encoding 50S ribosomal protein L16 produces the protein MLSPKRVKHRKVHRGRAIPKGSATKGNKISFGEIGLVSTENEWITSRQIEAARIASTRFCKREGKVFIRIFPHIPYTKKPAETRQGKGKGSVEKWVAAVKNGTVMFEIGGVDLGVARRALELAAGKLPVKCKIVERRNLG, from the coding sequence GTGTTAAGTCCAAAACGAGTTAAACATAGAAAGGTACATAGAGGTAGAGCAATTCCTAAAGGTTCTGCTACAAAAGGAAATAAAATTTCTTTTGGTGAAATCGGTTTAGTATCAACTGAGAACGAGTGGATAACTAGTCGTCAGATTGAAGCTGCCAGAATTGCATCTACAAGATTTTGTAAAAGAGAAGGAAAAGTATTCATCAGAATTTTCCCTCATATTCCTTATACAAAAAAACCTGCAGAAACTAGACAGGGTAAAGGTAAGGGATCTGTAGAGAAATGGGTTGCAGCTGTTAAAAATGGGACTGTAATGTTCGAAATTGGTGGTGTCGATTTAGGTGTCGCTAGAAGAGCATTAGAGCTTGCAGCAGGTAAACTTCCTGTTAAGTGCAAGATTGTTGAGAGAAGGAATCTGGGGTAG
- the rpmC gene encoding 50S ribosomal protein L29 produces the protein MKKNTNLTLEECLAKKDELKKELQDLRFNMVLGHVENPVAKRNIRRDIARMNTVIREIELSIRKA, from the coding sequence ATGAAAAAGAATACTAACCTTACTTTAGAAGAGTGTCTTGCTAAGAAAGATGAGCTTAAAAAAGAGTTACAGGATTTAAGATTTAATATGGTTTTAGGTCATGTTGAAAATCCAGTTGCAAAGAGAAATATCAGAAGAGATATTGCTCGAATGAACACTGTGATTCGTGAAATTGAACTAAGTATCAGAAAGGCTTAG